One Theropithecus gelada isolate Dixy chromosome 3, Tgel_1.0, whole genome shotgun sequence genomic window carries:
- the LOC112620414 gene encoding keratin-associated protein 12-2-like isoform X1 → MCHTSCSSGFQPTCCVSSPCQASCCVPVGCQSSVCVPVSFKPAVCVPVSCQSSVCVPVSCRPIVCVAPSCQSSLCVPVSCRPVVYAALSCQSSGCCQPSCASVLCRPISCGIPSCC, encoded by the coding sequence ATGTGCCATACCAGCTGCTCCTCAGGCTTCCAGCCAACCTGCTGTGTGTCCAGCCCCTGCCAGGCATCCTGCTGCGTGCCTGTGGGCTGCCAGTCCTCCGTGTGTGTGCCCGTGAGCTTCAAGCCAGCTGTGTGCGTGCCTGTGAGCTGCCAGTCTTCCGTGTGCGTGCCTGTGAGCTGCAGGCCCATCGTGTGTGTGGCCCCCTCCTGCCAGTCCTCCCTGTGCGTGCCTGTGAGCTGCAGGCCCGTTGTTTATGCGGCTCTCTCCTGTCAGTCCTCTGGGTGCTGCCAGCCCTCCTGCGCCAGCGTCCTCTGCAGACCCATCTCCTGCGGCATCCCTTCCTGCTGCTGA
- the LOC112620414 gene encoding keratin-associated protein 12-1-like isoform X3 — protein sequence MCHTSCSSGFQPTCCVSSPCQASCCVPVGCQSSVCVPVSFKPAVCVPVSCQSSVCVPVSCRPVVYAALSCQSSGCCQPSCASVLCRPISCGIPSCC from the exons ATGTGCCATACCAGCTGCTCCTCAGGCTTCCAGCCAACCTGCTGTGTGTCCAGCCCCTGCCAGGCATCCTGCTGCGTGCCTGTGGGCTGCCAGTCCTCCGTGTGTGTGCCCGTGAGCTTCAAGCCAGCTGTGTGCGTGCCTGTGAGCTGCCAGTCTTCCGTGTGCGTGCCTGTGAGCTGCAG GCCCGTTGTTTATGCGGCTCTCTCCTGTCAGTCCTCTGGGTGCTGCCAGCCCTCCTGCGCCAGCGTCCTCTGCAGACCCATCTCCTGCGGCATCCCTTCCTGCTGCTGA
- the LOC112620414 gene encoding keratin-associated protein 12-1-like isoform X2, translated as MCHTSCSSGFQPTCCVSSPCQASCCPAVCVPVSCQSSVCVPVSCRPIVCVAPSCQSSLCVPVSCRPVVYAALSCQSSGCCQPSCASVLCRPISCGIPSCC; from the exons ATGTGCCATACCAGCTGCTCCTCAGGCTTCCAGCCAACCTGCTGTGTGTCCAGCCCCTGCCAGGCATCCTGCTGC CCAGCTGTGTGCGTGCCTGTGAGCTGCCAGTCTTCCGTGTGCGTGCCTGTGAGCTGCAGGCCCATCGTGTGTGTGGCCCCCTCCTGCCAGTCCTCCCTGTGCGTGCCTGTGAGCTGCAGGCCCGTTGTTTATGCGGCTCTCTCCTGTCAGTCCTCTGGGTGCTGCCAGCCCTCCTGCGCCAGCGTCCTCTGCAGACCCATCTCCTGCGGCATCCCTTCCTGCTGCTGA